The Solanum stenotomum isolate F172 unplaced genomic scaffold, ASM1918654v1 scaffold19630, whole genome shotgun sequence nucleotide sequence NNNNNNNNNNNNNNNNNNNNNNNNNNNNNNNNNNNNNNNNNNNNNNNNNNNNNNNNNNNNNNNNNNNNNNNNNNNNNNNNNNNNNNNNNNNNNNNNNNNNNNNNNNNNNNNNNNNNNNNNNNNNNNNNNNNNNNNNNNNNNNNNNNNNNNNNNNNNNNNNNNNNNNNNNNNNNNNNNNNNNNNNNNNNNNNNNNNNNNNNNNNNNNNNNNNNNNNNNNNNNNNNNNNNNNNNNNNNNNNNNNNNNNNNNNNNNNNNNNNNNNNNNNNNNNNNNNNNNNNNNNNNNNNNNNNNNNNNNNNNNNNNNNNNNNNNNNNNNNNNNNNNNNNNNNNNNNNNNNNNNNNNNNNNNNNNNNNNNNNNNNNNNNNNNNNNNNNNNNNNNNNNNNNNNNNNNNNNNNNNNNNNNNNNNNNNNNNNNNNNNNNNNNNNNNNNNNNNNNNNNNNNNNNNNNNNNNNNNNNNNNNNNNNNNNNNNNNNNNNNNNNNNNNNNNNNNNNNNNNNNNNNNNNNNNNNNNNNNNNNNNNNNNNNNNNNNNNNNNNNNNNNNNNNNNNNNNNNNNNNNNNNNNNNNNNNNNNNNNNNNNNNNNNNNNNNNNNNNNNNNNNNNNNNNNNNNNNNNNNNNNNNNNNNNNNNNNNNNNNNNNNNNNNNNNNNNNNNNNNNNNNNNNNNNNNNNNNNNNNNNNNNNNNNNNNNNNNNNNNNNNNNNNNNNNNNNNNNNNNNNNNNNNNNNNNNNNNNNNNNNNNNNNNNNNNNNNNNNNNNNNNNNNNNNNNNNNNNNNNNNNNNNNNNNNNNNNNNNNNNNNNNNNNNNNNNNNNNNNNNNNNNNNNNNNNNNNNNNNNNNNNNNNNNNNNNNNNNNNNNNNNNNNNNNNNNNNNNNNNNNNNNNNNNNNNNNNNNNNNNNNNNNNNNNNNNNNNNNNNNNNNNNNNNNNNNNNNNNNNNNNNNNNNNNNNNNNNNNNNNNNNNNNNNNNNNNNNNNNNNNNNNNNNNNNNNNNNNNNNNNNNNNNNNNNNNNNNNNNNNNNNNNNNNNNNNNNNNNNNNNNNNNNNNNNNNNNNNNNNNNNNNNNNNNNNNNNNNNNNNNNNNNNNNNNNNNNNNNNNNNNNNNNNNNNNNNNNNNNNNNNNNNNNNNNNNNNNNNNNNNNNNNNNNNNNNNNNNNNNNNNNNNNNNNNNNNNNNNNNNNNNNNNNNNNNNNNNNNNNNNNNNNNNNNNNNNNNNNNNNNNNNNNNNNNNNNNNNNNNNNNNNNNNNNNNNNNNNNNNNNNNNNNNNNNNNNNNNNNNNNNNNNNNNNNNActgagaggtcgaatacgcatgttacgacttgggggtgctctcgggtcgtgacatgtgACCCATCCGAAAGAAGTATCTTCCAAATAAATGTGAGAATTCCAATTAATCCCTAATTGTCTTTTGTTGTTAGGCTTAATCTATAACAAAACGTGCAATCCTTGAATATCTGAAATTGTCTAAGTGGAAATAGCTTTCTTATCATTCAATAAGCATCTTGTGTTTCATAAAAATTGGGGGCAATATAATCCTTACGTAAGGGCCATCCTATCCAACTTTCAGGCATTAAGATACGTTTCAAGCGTGGATGATTATCGTAAGAGATTCCCAACATATCATATGATTCTCGTTCTTGAAAATCCACGCTTTTCCAAACCCAGAAAACAAACGAAATTCTAGGATTCCTCCTGGAGGCAAATACTTTTATGCATAGCTCTTCTGGTTGATCCACATCATCCTCTATTCTCGTAAGATGATACACACTAGCTAACAGCCTGCCAGGCGCTACATCATAGGCACATTGAGAGCGTAGATAGTTGTAcccatatacataaaaaatgacaGCAATGGAATGCCAATCCTCGGGCTTTATTTGTAAAGTCTCTATTCCTTGGTAATCAAAGCCCAAAGATATATGAATTAGCCCATGCTTGACTAGCCAAGCAGACAAACGACCCTGCATCTTTTTTATCTCTCCcgcatttttatttgtataagtATTTCACATTTACgatgaaatttatgaaaattgacCCACAACTTCTTATTCTGGACAAAGGAATCCTGTTTAATTCACTAATTCGGCGGAAGATActgaatttttgtatttgaaaaagatTTCCGTAGGGATCTCTGAAGTAGATGGTGGTTGATAAAGAACTCTTTGATCATAATTTCCCGTATGAATATTGCATCGAACATGAAACTTGTGATTGGTAGTAAAACATTGATTTGCTCGTTGAGACCTAATTCGATCTTCATAGAGTTCTCAAGATATTTTCTTACGAAGTTTTGTTATAGCATCTATAACCGCTTCCGGTTTAGGTGAACAACCTGGGAAATATACATCTACAGGAATTAGCTTATCGACTCCCCGAACAGTACTATAAGAATCGGTACTGAACATCCCGCCTGTAATTGTACAGGCTCCCATagcaataacatattttggTTCGGGCATTTGCTCATATAATCTCACGACAGTCGGGGATGGTCATAACGATGTTTGATTCTCGTGGATAATTGGGAGAAGACACTGTTCCAAGAGACATCCAAAAAGAATACAACAACAAGTGGTTACTGTAAAATTGGGAGACCACATTCAACAGACAGTGCAAAGATCAACATTTAATAGGATATAAGAATTGCTCCGAGTTTGTCTAAATCTTAAAATTGTTTTATGTCGTATCTGAACGAACTACGCCAACCTAATTCTCATCAcggtgagatacgtaggcagcccttcttgggttcggtattcattttctcaaaagtaaaaaaaaaaaatattgtgtgcATATATTCAAAACCATATCTGCATGAACTACGCACACCTGATTCTTATCTTGATGAGATACGTATGCAACCCTTCTTGGGTTCGGTATTcattattttaagtttaaaaaaaaatcaaatattgtGTGCATATGTTCAAAGCCATATCTGCATGAACTACGCACACTTGATTCTCATctcaatgagatacgtaggcagccctttttgggtttggtattcattttttcaaaaaaaaaaacgttttgTACATATTAAAAGAATCATGTCTTCAGCTCAAATGGGACCAATACAATTAGGAGCATGTAAAAACATTCTATATGATGAAGAGGACTGACTTTGTGGTAAACCATAGATTCTTTTGGTACCTCTCATTTATACTTTTGTGATGCTTGAAAATTTTCTTGCATGCATTCAAGATAAGAATAAAACCAACCTCATGATTTCATGTGCATTGTGTGGTGAGCTCTTAGATCAAAATTCAATTGCATCGCACTGTTGATATAGAACTTGGATTGAATGTATCGAGGCAAAATCTTGAGTTATGTTTGGTTTGGGAAAGGATCGTAGGCCTTCTTTGACCCGATTGTGCCTTTCAAATCCTATCAAATGACATTAATCCCTTGTTTTCCCCACTTTTAGTCTTAAGCCTTTCTTTGGACAACCATATcttagccattacctttctgaGTGTTTACATGTACTATCTCTCTTGGCCCAATCTTCTTGAGCATGCCAAAGATGCGTAAATTACAAAAGAAGATCCAAGTTTGAAGTTGCAAAAGGCAAAGATATGGAGTCTCCCAAAGTCGAGGAAGCAAAAATGActtttagaaaaagaaagaagaaaaaaagggggagggggggggggggaagggggaaagaaataaagaaagacaaaaacacCCCTACAAAGTCAATGAAAGACGACAAGGAAAAAACTCCAATAAAAGAGGAGAAAACTTCAAAACAAAGGggtggaaaaagaaaaactccaacaaataagaattcaaaagaAGTCGGAAAAAAATGGGACAACAAAGAGGATCAAACGCAAAAGATGTATCAATCATCAAAAGCACAAATTCACTGTGACGCTCAAGATGAAATTAAGTCACTCTTATCGCAAATATATATCCTATCCTTCCCTAAACCTACATTACAAGTCAATAACAAGTTCTACATGATCTCATTCCAAATGTTCTCACATTAGTGGAGATTTACATAAGAGCCAAGCATATGATATCACAGTTGCATGCATTGAACAttcttgtgagtgtgagtgCACTTCAAAAGATGTCCTCAAATAATATGCTTCAAATATGTGTGAAATAagacttttatttttgtgagggcacttgaaacATGAGGATTGGTACAATTCAAATCTTTGTTTGAAGAAAGATGAACAAATCTTGTTGATACTTAAGTATGTTTGAGGTATCACTTGAAGTTGTAGGAGTTACCTTGAACTCAAtcttagtttaaaaaaaaaatgatttacatGCGATCCTAACTCCTAGTACCAATTGTAGTCAAAATTTGACAGtctctttatattatttatatttcaaaaacaaaaataaatgggGGGCAAGCACCCATTCTTTAAtgtttttcaaaacatatatatatatatatatatatattattttttttaaaaaaaaaagattttgccttttttttttgggttgttcATTGTAAAAAGTTTCATTAGGCTAATCATGTTATTGTGAGACGCCTATTTTACTTCATTGGGTCGTTCCTCCTAAAAAAATGTGACATGTCTTTTGTCTTTAAGCTGTGAATATGACAAAGAATGTCGACTTCCTATTTCATCATGTTCACATTGTACATTTTCTACTGATGATTTTGTCTCAGATTCTTTGCAGTATTCATCATCTACAGGATTGGAACTACATTTGACCGAATTTTTGGCTCAATAGGATATGTAGGTGCCAAGATGGCTCGATCATATATCCAGTGTGATTTTCGTTTCTCCTTGTAATAAAAATTAggatagaatttttgagaatatctcaaaaattcacaataaaGATGTTATCTCCAACAAGTCAAGATTGGAGATCATTGTGAGATTTATCAAGAGAtctaactgggacagaatttttgaggaagacctcaaaaatttcaacagGTACTGTCAGAAGTTCgatagtcaacttcaaatgatctcTGGTATTGGTTGAAGTTCAAAGTCGACGTCAGGATTTCCAGCATTGTTATGACAAagccaaaataaatttgggatGTGAGCCACCAGCGCTTCATACAAATCCCCAATAAAACATCAGTTACAATGAACACAAAGTGTTCAAGAGCAAAATGATGATTGCTTACTTGTGTCAAAGTGATCCGGCACTTTGAACACATTCTCTTGTAAATCTTTCCTTAAGGTTTCTTGACTAAGTCACTAGCTAAGGCGACATTGTGTATACTAATCGTTCCTTTTCAAGTACAGGAACATGTGAAAGCATTGAGAGGATGACACTTTCAAGAcaatcatcgagccatccacctcgttacaggtGGACAATCATCGAGTCATCCATCTTTTTTATAGTGGACAATCATCGAGTCATCCATCTTGTTACAGTGGAcaatcatcgagccatccacctcgttacagtggacaatcatcgagtcatccacctcgttacagttggacaatcatcgagctatccacctcgttacagtggaCAATCATTGAGCCATCCACCTCATTATAGTTAGACAATCATCGACCCATCCACCTCATTACAGTGGACaatcatcgagtcatccacctcatTATAGTTAGACAATCATTGacccatccacctcgttacagtggaCAATCATCGAGTCATCCATCTCGTTACATGGACAACCAttgagccatccacctcgttacagtggaAAATCATTGGGTCATTCATCATTTGCATTTTTCATTGCATTTTTTatttgccaagagggccattgca carries:
- the LOC125850825 gene encoding NAD(P)H-quinone oxidoreductase subunit J, chloroplastic, translating into MQGRLSAWLVKHGLIHISLGFDYQGIETLQIKPEDWHSIAVIFYVYGYNYLRSQCAYDVAPGRLLASVYHLTRIEDDVDQPEELCIKVFASRRNPRISFVFWVWKSVDFQERESYDMLGISYDNHPRLKRILMPESWIGWPLRKDYIAPNFYETQDAY